The following are encoded in a window of Thalassotalea insulae genomic DNA:
- a CDS encoding CsiV family protein encodes MNIKQAAVLLLSLTFSVGTFAASKWSGEWFEIEIILISQLHDKSKQAEVFSEYSPLPQYHQSLDLLTPYLLPDIKALKQQLPDCDSPKYPSSLLEQASHLPELHPLLTLAEIHQLPLQQETLKQEQASVDSQAQRQQENQAVQPNLTTAQNEDDFFDRVRPAYEKADTARAENNKQSDSLTAPANNETSAAPAGITKQQKAFVAEAELAFSTMPFNYNKLTEQTPDTLCKISEAEFNQLNPDTNLYSYNGFLVNKMPLTVDGTEDLYSEQPYLVAKQSLQLNDIVKQLRRSKNFRPLLHMAWRQPVFDLPDATPVKLFAGDNFNAHYAKEQAKFLEQQRLDAEQEAQLSAIFANQDSAAINTALSRKQLLEQAKQQQLQTIFNQISDINDSESVLAQLDQPALSFSERLAEQSVLTEGPKLPIQPWYLTGFINVFLKGVYLNVAADFNILNLTLAQQSSLALRPNTEVETKAIRFQQQRRMISQEVHYFDHPYMGLIVQIRRHDRPEPPEQIEAEDQIAR; translated from the coding sequence ATGAATATAAAACAAGCTGCTGTTTTGCTATTAAGCCTGACGTTTTCTGTCGGCACCTTTGCAGCGAGTAAATGGAGCGGTGAATGGTTTGAAATAGAGATCATTTTAATAAGTCAATTGCACGATAAAAGCAAACAAGCTGAAGTGTTCTCTGAATACAGCCCATTACCTCAATATCATCAGTCTCTGGATTTATTAACGCCGTATCTATTGCCCGATATTAAGGCACTCAAGCAGCAATTGCCTGATTGTGACTCCCCTAAATATCCGTCAAGTTTGCTGGAGCAAGCTAGCCATTTACCTGAGTTACATCCGCTGTTAACGTTAGCAGAAATTCACCAGCTACCGCTACAGCAAGAAACTCTCAAGCAAGAACAAGCTTCTGTTGATAGCCAAGCCCAAAGGCAGCAAGAAAATCAGGCAGTACAGCCAAACTTAACAACAGCACAAAATGAAGATGATTTTTTTGATCGGGTCAGACCTGCATATGAAAAAGCAGACACTGCTAGGGCTGAGAATAACAAACAAAGTGATAGTTTAACTGCGCCAGCTAATAATGAAACAAGTGCTGCACCAGCTGGCATTACTAAGCAACAAAAAGCATTCGTTGCTGAAGCTGAGTTAGCCTTTAGCACAATGCCGTTTAACTACAACAAGTTAACAGAGCAAACACCAGATACCTTGTGCAAAATTAGCGAAGCAGAATTTAACCAGTTAAACCCTGATACTAATCTCTATAGCTATAACGGCTTTCTCGTCAACAAAATGCCGCTAACTGTGGATGGCACCGAAGATTTATATAGTGAACAGCCCTATCTGGTGGCGAAACAGTCATTACAGCTTAACGATATTGTTAAACAACTGCGTCGCAGTAAAAACTTTCGTCCATTACTGCATATGGCATGGCGCCAGCCGGTATTTGATTTACCTGATGCCACACCAGTAAAGCTCTTTGCCGGCGATAACTTTAACGCCCATTATGCTAAAGAGCAGGCAAAGTTCCTTGAGCAGCAACGGCTAGATGCAGAACAAGAAGCTCAGCTCAGTGCCATTTTTGCTAACCAGGATTCTGCAGCAATCAACACAGCCCTGTCGCGTAAACAGCTGCTTGAGCAAGCAAAGCAGCAACAATTGCAAACCATATTTAACCAAATCTCTGACATTAACGACAGCGAAAGCGTACTAGCGCAACTCGATCAACCTGCCTTATCATTTAGCGAACGGCTAGCAGAGCAATCAGTGTTAACTGAAGGGCCAAAATTACCCATTCAACCTTGGTATTTAACTGGCTTTATCAATGTCTTTTTAAAAGGGGTTTATCTTAATGTCGCTGCTGATTTTAATATTTTAAATTTAACCTTAGCACAACAAAGCAGTTTAGCGCTGCGCCCTAATACAGAAGTTGAAACCAAGGCCATTCGCTTTCAACAGCAACGACGGATGATCAGCCAAGAAGTGCATTATTTTGATCATCCCTATATGGGATTAATAGTGCAAATTCGTCGTCATGACCGACCTGAGCCGCCAGAGCAAATTGAGGCTGAAGACCAAATAGCAAGATAA
- a CDS encoding DUF1244 domain-containing protein, whose product MEKDIEIQAAVFRRLLRHLDSRKDVQNIELMNLAGFCRNCFAKWTVAEAEKLGVDIDIEQAREQVYGMPYEQWKEQYQQPATEEQLATFNELNKK is encoded by the coding sequence ATGGAAAAAGACATAGAAATTCAGGCAGCGGTATTTCGCCGCCTATTACGCCATTTAGACAGCCGCAAAGACGTACAAAATATTGAGCTCATGAACCTAGCGGGGTTCTGCCGTAATTGTTTTGCTAAATGGACAGTTGCCGAAGCAGAAAAGTTAGGAGTAGATATCGACATTGAACAGGCACGCGAGCAAGTCTACGGTATGCCTTACGAGCAATGGAAAGAACAATACCAACAGCCGGCAACTGAGGAACAGTTAGCAACATTTAACGAACTAAATAAAAAGTAA
- the rsuA gene encoding 16S rRNA pseudouridine(516) synthase RsuA: MRLDKFICKSTELTRTEAKKLLKTGEVKVNGEVVKNGATQVHENNTITIDDQVLTPRSSRYIMLHKPADTICSNVDEIYPSVLHYIDVDKAFDLHIAGRLDADTTGLVLITDDGRWSHNVISPKKECEKVYRVWLRDILKADTAEKFAVGVQLQGEKSLTKPAKLQVIAEQEILLTITEGRYHQVKRMFAAVGNKVVGLHREQIGQVKLANLAVGEWRYLTEQEIACFS, translated from the coding sequence ATGCGGCTGGATAAATTTATATGTAAAAGCACTGAACTGACCCGTACTGAAGCGAAAAAGTTATTAAAAACCGGGGAAGTAAAAGTTAATGGTGAAGTCGTTAAAAATGGTGCCACTCAGGTACATGAAAATAACACTATTACGATTGACGATCAGGTGTTAACGCCACGCAGCTCTCGCTATATCATGTTGCATAAACCTGCGGATACCATTTGTTCTAATGTTGATGAAATATACCCGTCAGTCTTACATTATATTGATGTTGATAAAGCCTTTGATTTACATATTGCAGGACGGTTAGATGCCGATACCACTGGCCTAGTGTTGATCACCGATGATGGTCGCTGGTCACACAATGTTATTTCACCGAAAAAAGAATGCGAGAAAGTCTACCGGGTATGGCTAAGAGACATATTAAAAGCTGATACCGCAGAAAAATTTGCCGTGGGTGTTCAGTTACAAGGGGAAAAATCACTCACGAAGCCTGCAAAGTTGCAAGTTATTGCCGAGCAAGAGATATTGTTGACCATTACAGAAGGTCGCTACCATCAGGTAAAGCGTATGTTTGCTGCGGTAGGCAATAAAGTCGTGGGATTGCATCGTGAGCAGATAGGTCAAGTTAAACTTGCGAACTTAGCCGTTGGCGAGTGGCGCTACTTAACTGAGCAAGAAATCGCTTGTTTTAGTTAA
- a CDS encoding LysE family translocator — protein sequence MDLLSGLLMLTSIHLLAAAAPGPDFVLVSQQTLSNGKKAGLLCSLGIALGLAIHIIYSALGLAAVIANSASLLWLIKLLGGGYLIYLGYQGLKSKATQGSELKVLPANKRSNMKTIGLGFLCNALNPKAPIYFVALFTLVISPDLPLQHLVIYGIWMMILQFTWFATVVFLLSRPKINRSFQKMGHWLDRVLGVAMIALGIKVLSSKL from the coding sequence ATGGATTTATTGTCAGGGTTATTAATGTTGACCTCTATTCACCTATTAGCGGCCGCTGCCCCGGGGCCTGACTTCGTGTTAGTATCACAGCAAACCTTATCCAATGGTAAAAAAGCCGGGCTACTGTGCAGTTTAGGCATAGCACTTGGCTTAGCAATTCACATCATTTATTCCGCATTAGGCTTAGCGGCGGTCATTGCCAACTCGGCGTCTTTACTATGGCTGATAAAACTACTTGGCGGCGGTTATCTTATTTATCTCGGTTATCAAGGGCTTAAATCTAAAGCGACACAAGGCAGTGAGCTTAAGGTATTGCCAGCAAATAAGCGCTCTAATATGAAAACTATTGGCCTTGGTTTTTTATGCAATGCTCTAAACCCGAAAGCGCCAATTTATTTTGTTGCCTTGTTTACCCTTGTTATTTCACCGGATCTTCCATTACAGCACCTGGTTATATACGGTATTTGGATGATGATTTTACAATTTACCTGGTTCGCTACAGTGGTATTTCTATTATCTCGCCCAAAAATCAATCGAAGTTTTCAAAAAATGGGCCATTGGCTTGATCGTGTGTTGGGAGTGGCAATGATTGCTCTTGGCATCAAGGTATTAAGTTCAAAGCTCTGA
- a CDS encoding DUF962 domain-containing protein, which yields MAKQYQSFAEFYPFYLSQHQNRICRRLHFTGSLLVLVIIAFYLIQAQYKLLLLLPLIGYGFAWVGHFFFEKNQPATFTYPIYSLIGDWVMFKDILLGKVKL from the coding sequence ATGGCAAAACAATACCAAAGTTTCGCAGAATTTTATCCGTTTTATTTAAGCCAGCATCAAAATCGAATATGCCGACGTCTGCACTTTACTGGCTCATTACTGGTGCTGGTGATAATTGCTTTTTACCTGATACAGGCACAATATAAACTACTATTACTACTGCCATTGATAGGTTATGGCTTTGCCTGGGTTGGCCACTTTTTCTTTGAAAAGAACCAGCCTGCCACCTTCACCTATCCAATTTACAGCTTAATCGGTGACTGGGTGATGTTTAAAGACATTCTCCTCGGTAAGGTCAAGCTCTGA
- a CDS encoding tetratricopeptide repeat protein — MLGGGRLLVLAVSFVLVTGISFSSCAFDNVVKDKLAEIQQLQDTQQALQAVDGLLRSGSYSLAEKVEILNIQAKLYFRQRNFDQALDTVSSVLMIAEEKSWPDVAAVAYKMQGIFHYYQGNFPKALTSYQQALQRYQPLEKKVEQANLYNNIGLVYAAMGQTLKALDSYQLAEVIYKQHGTDVDLVDIRYNIAGLYLRLRRYDLAIEMFNQVQAKRKLFNDQEGLASVRSDLGVTYKHSGDFPRAIEHLLLALNYYRQTQDNYHLASSYHNLAEVYNELHQVDEAQHYAQLALNISEQYKFNAITAGSLQSLAQALFVQGQTEKPLALLHRSSEIAQALDYQQQLRANLSLLPMVYSATGNRVAALKSYQEFIALNHKLSNDQLNEYLAKFESAELKQQVAQLQQSKKLKQLEIAQANQKQNLAIGAVILVLLILFLNYRRQVDRRLKSELAVQVKQRTIELEKLTEQLKQANSIKSQFLANMSHEIRTPLTAIIGQAEAIISGDVDQQYLEKEVEIIHGNSLYLLELINNILDLSKIEANKLELELQMEDLHQILTELANMFTEQAYSKGLEFKITHHLSSPFIVEIDGLRVKQVLINLCSNAIKFTPRGSVNINVSVQKNELIFKVTDTGIGLSYTQIQQVFESFTQGDSSISRRFGGSGLGLCLSEQLARLMNGRIEIDSQLNQGSTFSLIIPFEHSLEQGQVAKAQTVLSKVERPAEQTYFNGTVLLADDHDDNRRLIARFLKTLGLDVIGACNGQEVIDLYADHKPQLILLDIQMPEMDGIEAFTILRQQGCSVPIIALTANAMSHEVAHYIELGFTAHLKKPIERKAFINTIAQYLHCDVSVEDANQSLEQVDMSDLVQQFKSNLALEQQDIVAHLNADNYDLLKELVHRIAGAAQMFGFSMLSRRALDLEIAVKSERYSDVNDLTQLLLNEIDQVLW; from the coding sequence ATGCTAGGTGGTGGTCGCCTTTTAGTATTAGCTGTGTCATTTGTGCTCGTTACTGGGATAAGTTTCAGTAGTTGCGCATTTGACAATGTAGTTAAGGACAAACTGGCTGAAATACAACAATTACAAGATACTCAGCAGGCATTGCAGGCCGTCGATGGTTTGCTGCGCAGTGGTTCCTATTCGCTCGCCGAAAAGGTGGAAATTCTTAATATTCAGGCCAAGTTATATTTTCGGCAACGAAACTTTGACCAGGCGCTTGATACTGTATCCTCAGTATTGATGATTGCCGAGGAAAAATCTTGGCCTGACGTGGCGGCTGTAGCCTATAAGATGCAAGGGATTTTTCATTATTATCAGGGAAATTTTCCCAAAGCATTAACTTCTTACCAACAAGCATTACAGCGCTATCAGCCGTTAGAAAAAAAGGTTGAACAGGCGAATTTATACAATAATATCGGTCTAGTTTATGCGGCGATGGGACAAACGTTAAAAGCCTTAGACAGTTACCAGTTAGCAGAAGTTATATACAAGCAACATGGTACTGACGTTGATTTGGTGGACATCCGTTATAATATTGCCGGTCTGTATTTGCGGCTTAGGCGCTATGATCTGGCGATTGAAATGTTTAATCAGGTACAGGCTAAACGTAAGCTTTTTAATGATCAGGAAGGCTTAGCGAGCGTGCGTTCTGATCTTGGTGTGACTTATAAGCATAGCGGTGATTTTCCTCGGGCGATAGAGCACTTGTTACTGGCGTTGAACTATTATCGACAAACGCAAGATAACTATCATTTAGCGTCGAGCTATCACAATTTGGCGGAAGTTTATAATGAGCTTCATCAAGTTGATGAAGCGCAGCATTATGCGCAATTGGCACTTAACATCAGTGAACAATATAAGTTTAATGCTATTACCGCAGGTAGTTTACAGAGTTTAGCACAGGCATTGTTTGTTCAGGGGCAAACGGAAAAACCATTAGCGTTATTACACCGTTCCAGTGAAATCGCACAAGCTTTAGATTACCAACAACAATTAAGGGCTAATTTATCCTTGCTTCCTATGGTTTATAGTGCAACAGGAAACAGAGTCGCAGCGTTAAAAAGCTATCAGGAATTTATTGCGCTTAACCATAAACTCTCTAATGATCAACTCAATGAATATTTAGCAAAATTTGAATCTGCAGAATTAAAGCAACAAGTTGCTCAATTGCAGCAAAGCAAAAAGCTCAAGCAGCTAGAAATCGCGCAGGCGAATCAAAAGCAAAACCTAGCGATAGGGGCGGTAATACTAGTGCTGTTAATTTTGTTTTTGAATTACCGCAGACAGGTTGATCGACGATTAAAGTCTGAACTGGCGGTACAGGTAAAACAAAGAACGATAGAATTAGAAAAGCTTACTGAGCAGCTTAAACAGGCGAACAGCATAAAAAGTCAGTTTTTGGCAAATATGAGCCATGAAATACGTACGCCACTCACCGCTATTATTGGTCAGGCCGAGGCCATTATCAGTGGTGATGTCGATCAGCAATACCTTGAGAAAGAAGTAGAGATTATTCACGGGAATAGTTTGTATCTGCTTGAGCTAATTAATAATATTTTAGACTTAAGTAAGATTGAAGCTAATAAACTTGAGCTCGAGTTACAGATGGAGGATTTGCATCAGATCCTGACTGAATTGGCTAATATGTTTACTGAACAGGCGTATAGTAAAGGACTTGAATTTAAGATCACCCATCATTTGAGCTCGCCTTTTATCGTCGAAATTGATGGCCTCAGAGTAAAACAGGTACTGATAAACCTATGTTCGAATGCGATTAAATTTACGCCGCGCGGTAGTGTAAATATCAACGTCTCTGTGCAGAAAAATGAACTGATATTTAAAGTGACTGACACAGGTATCGGTTTAAGTTATACCCAAATCCAGCAAGTTTTTGAAAGTTTTACTCAAGGGGATAGTAGTATTAGTCGGCGCTTTGGTGGCTCCGGGCTTGGTCTATGCCTGTCTGAACAATTAGCGCGTTTAATGAATGGCCGTATTGAAATAGACAGTCAGCTTAATCAAGGCAGTACCTTTTCACTGATCATTCCATTTGAGCATTCGCTGGAGCAAGGGCAAGTAGCCAAAGCGCAAACCGTGTTATCAAAAGTTGAACGACCCGCTGAGCAAACTTATTTCAATGGTACTGTGCTATTAGCCGATGATCATGATGATAATCGTCGTTTGATCGCACGTTTTTTAAAAACGCTAGGCTTAGACGTGATTGGTGCCTGTAACGGTCAAGAAGTGATAGATTTATACGCTGATCATAAACCTCAGCTTATTTTACTAGATATTCAAATGCCGGAAATGGATGGCATTGAAGCCTTTACTATTTTAAGACAGCAGGGCTGTAGCGTTCCAATTATAGCCCTTACCGCGAATGCGATGTCACATGAAGTGGCTCATTATATTGAATTAGGCTTTACCGCTCATTTGAAAAAACCGATTGAGCGTAAAGCTTTTATTAATACTATTGCTCAGTATCTTCATTGTGATGTCTCGGTAGAAGATGCTAATCAATCGCTTGAACAAGTGGATATGTCTGATCTGGTGCAGCAATTTAAATCTAATCTGGCATTAGAACAGCAAGATATTGTTGCTCATCTTAATGCTGATAATTATGATTTACTGAAAGAGCTGGTGCATCGTATCGCCGGTGCGGCACAAATGTTTGGCTTTAGTATGTTGTCTAGAAGGGCGCTCGATTTGGAAATAGCCGTAAAATCAGAGCGCTATTCAGATGTTAATGATTTAACACAATTATTATTAAACGAAATAGATCAAGTACTGTGGTAG
- a CDS encoding ion transporter, which translates to MYQSIKENLYRLKENKLFELSVVTVIIISALEIGAKTFELSDQAYSFTSILDAFITLFFLVEICIRFIADNNKRHFFKKGWNVFDTLVVLVSLIPIDNSEMALLARLVRVFRVLRMVSVVPELRVLINSLLKAMPQLGYVILLMFIIFYIYAAIGSFVFKDINPKLWGDIAISMLTLFRIMTFEDWTDIQYETMEVYPWSWVFYLTFIFFTAFAFLNMVIGIVVNVMEEEHASMRKSKEPSLTELQQELAEIKALIKQQSSQQ; encoded by the coding sequence ATGTATCAATCAATCAAAGAAAACCTCTATCGTTTAAAAGAGAATAAGCTGTTTGAGCTCTCTGTAGTCACAGTGATCATCATTTCGGCGCTAGAAATTGGCGCAAAAACTTTTGAGTTATCAGATCAAGCCTATTCGTTCACCTCGATACTCGATGCATTTATCACCTTATTTTTTCTAGTCGAGATCTGTATTCGCTTTATTGCCGATAACAATAAACGTCACTTTTTTAAAAAAGGCTGGAATGTCTTTGATACCTTAGTGGTGTTGGTCAGCCTCATTCCAATTGATAACAGCGAAATGGCGCTATTAGCACGGCTGGTCAGGGTTTTTCGCGTGCTCCGTATGGTTTCAGTTGTACCTGAGCTTAGAGTACTGATCAATTCTCTGCTTAAAGCCATGCCTCAGCTTGGCTATGTTATTTTACTAATGTTTATCATCTTTTATATCTATGCCGCTATCGGCAGCTTCGTTTTTAAAGATATCAATCCAAAACTATGGGGAGACATTGCGATTTCCATGCTGACACTATTTCGCATTATGACCTTTGAAGACTGGACTGATATTCAATATGAAACGATGGAAGTCTATCCATGGAGCTGGGTGTTCTATCTGACGTTTATCTTTTTTACCGCGTTTGCCTTCTTAAATATGGTGATAGGGATAGTGGTTAATGTCATGGAAGAGGAACACGCTAGCATGAGAAAGTCGAAAGAGCCTTCGCTAACAGAATTACAACAAGAGCTGGCAGAAATAAAGGCACTGATCAAACAGCAATCCAGCCAACAATAA
- a CDS encoding CBS domain-containing protein, producing MKNLHLFNLEQIDQVVSPEYFEQTTLASPADKIFTDFKAHQPLVIDGDTLAQDALTMMRKSHVQMKIVVSHDNDFLGIISTNELSEQSLLAEMSKGVNREDILVTDMMLAKQALHAFDYSELQRSSVNDVVTTLKSYGLRHCLVVDRQHHHIRGVISTSDIARKLHLPIDINIKTSFSELFEVIHGKAVC from the coding sequence ATGAAAAATTTACACTTATTTAATTTAGAGCAGATTGATCAAGTGGTCTCTCCCGAATACTTTGAACAAACCACACTTGCTTCACCAGCGGATAAGATTTTTACTGATTTTAAGGCTCATCAGCCGTTAGTGATTGACGGTGACACATTAGCGCAAGACGCGTTAACTATGATGAGAAAAAGTCACGTGCAAATGAAAATTGTGGTGTCACATGATAATGATTTTTTAGGTATTATCAGTACGAATGAGTTATCAGAACAGTCATTGTTAGCAGAAATGTCAAAGGGGGTTAACCGTGAGGATATTTTGGTGACGGATATGATGTTAGCTAAACAGGCGTTACATGCTTTTGATTATTCTGAATTACAACGTTCCAGTGTCAATGATGTGGTGACGACACTTAAAAGTTACGGCTTACGTCATTGTCTGGTGGTGGATCGTCAGCATCATCATATCCGTGGGGTGATATCAACCAGTGATATTGCTCGTAAGCTTCATTTGCCGATTGATATCAATATTAAAACTTCATTTAGTGAATTGTTCGAAGTGATCCACGGCAAAGCCGTTTGCTAA